A single window of Mugil cephalus isolate CIBA_MC_2020 chromosome 1, CIBA_Mcephalus_1.1, whole genome shotgun sequence DNA harbors:
- the LOC124996010 gene encoding transcription factor-like 5 protein — protein sequence MSSFSSVYKTPQPREHSRDPVGLILSQGRCLTLDQGQTLDPELGLMESTEVEYAHLQHFLQAHMETQAGPPDWPDARPHPPAAEMAKDALVSTVTSPSTTTQAIDLSTSSDDHCLVVAGEKTPPSYGEIPGFVLSRIRYEESPAEPPAKASTSPKRSRSAARVCLEKRFNTMSADASRQQDIQSAVLTNFLTILQQSAEAQDATIHPPKQKWIKADRANPFEVPSSYLSGVYDPVTNMCGKVIAHVVEPAKHQALILPSFSFNFHPEAGAMKVNCTSSSNPAEEHQLVNTGKVGTTAASRNQCSTHCSQPAKAAKAAPDSARESQSRARIRPQSCMTLSQRKERHNSKERERRKRIRWCCDELNTMVPFCDSDTDKVTTLQWTTAFLRYINKTYGETFKEEFQKVFIHEKGHILKSSFSSGQDLISKEIDMTLTLPLPAEQ from the exons ATGTCTTCCTTTTCTTCAGTTTATAAAACCCCCCAGCCCAGAGAACACAGCCGTGACCCCGTCGGACTGATTTTAAGCCAAGGTAGATGTTTGACCCTTGATCAGGGGCAGACGCTGGACCCTGAGCTAGGCCTGATGGAGTCGACGGAGGTTGAATATGCACACCTGCAGCACTTTCTTCAAgcacacatggagacacaggCTGGGCCTCCAGACTGGCCTGATGCCAGACCTCACCCCCCTGCTGCTGAGATGGCTAAAGATGCCCTTGTGTCCACAGTAACCTCTCCCTCCACAACCACTCAGGCTATCGACCTGTCTACGTCAAGCGACGACCACTGTCTGGTGGTAGCGGGAGAAAAGACGCCACCTTCTTATGGAGAGATCCCAGGTTTTGTGCTGTCCAGGATCAGATATGAGGAAAGTCCAGCCGAACCGCCTGCCAAAGCGAGCACATCTCCGAAGAGATCCAGGTCGGCTGCTAGAGTTTGCTTGGAGAAAAGATTTAATACTATGTCTGCTGATGCCTCAAGACAGCAAGATATTCAGTCTGCAGTCCTCACCAA ttttttgacCATACTTCAGCAGTCAGCAGAGGCTCAGGATGCCACCATACACCCTCCAAAGCAAAAGTGGATTAAAGCCGACAGAGCAAATCCCTTTGAGGTCCCAAGCTCGTATCTGTCAGGTGTTTATGACCCAGTCACCAACATGTGTGGTAAG GTCATTGCTCATGTGGTGGAACCTGCGAAGCATCAGGCTTTAATCCTCCCCAGCTTTTCATTTAACTTTCACCCAGAGGCAGGTGCTATGAAAGTTAACTGTACTAGTAGCAGCAACCCAGCAGAAGAGCATCAGTTGGTGAACACCGGAA AGGTGGGGACGACTGCTGCCTCCAGGAATCAGTGCAGCACCCACTGCTCTCAGCCTGCCAAGGCTGCTAAAGCTGCCCCAGACTCAGCCAGAGAATCCCAGAGCAGGGCCAGGATAAGACCTCAGTCTTGTATGACTCTCAGCCAGCGCAAGGAGAGGCACAACAGCAAAGAGAGGGAGCGCAG AAAGAGGATTCGTTGGTGCTGTGATGAGCTGAACACGATGGTGCCGTTCTGTGACTCGGACACTGACAAAGTCACCACCCTGCAGTGGACCACGGCCTTCCTGAGATACATCAATAAAACATATGGAGAGACCTTCAAAGAG gaGTTTCAGAAAGTCTTCATTCATGAGAAAGGACACATTCTTAAATCCAGCTTTTCTTCGGGTCAGGACCTCATCAGCAAGGAGATAGATATGACACTGACTCTTCCTCTTCCAGCAGAGCAGTAA